GCATGACCGGGTGGCGCATCGGCTATGCCGGCGGTCCGGCGCAGCTGATCAAGGCGATGGCGACGATCCAGTCGCAATCGACCTCGAACCCGTCGTCGATCGCGCAGTGGGCCTCGGTCGAGGCGCTCAACGGTCCGCAGGACTTCATCGCCGCGAACAACAAGGTGTTCAAGGAGCGCCGCGACCTCGTGGTCTCGATGCTCAACCAGGCGAGCGGCATCGAGTGCCCGCGGCCGGAAGG
This window of the Pelorhabdus rhamnosifermentans genome carries:
- a CDS encoding aminotransferase class I/II-fold pyridoxal phosphate-dependent enzyme, with amino-acid sequence MTGWRIGYAGGPAQLIKAMATIQSQSTSNPSSIAQWASVEALNGPQDFIAANNKVFKERRDLVVSMLNQASGIECPRPEG